Below is a window of Coriobacterium glomerans PW2 DNA.
CTTGTACAGCTCGGCCATGTCGTATACAGACAGAACCACGGAGACGGTCGCTGCGAATGCGAATGGTGCGCCGTTTTCGGCGGACTGATCAGCGAGGAGGATGCGCAGGAGCTGTCCGGCGGTTGCTCCCCTCAGGTGAACACCGAAGAGGTCTCCGAGGTCAGATTCGTGCCCTTCGACGAGATCGAAGGCTATCTCGATGGGGATCCGGAGCACCTGACACCCTGGCTTGCGCTTGCGTTGCGCGACCCCTCTATCTGGGGCGCTCTTCGCTCCCTTGCCGGAACCTGAGGCCGGATCGGCCGCGTCAGGTCGAGATGCGCCCCGCTCGCCGAATCTTTCGACGCCGGCGGTTGACCGTATTGCGGCAACATAGCGGAGCATGCGAGATGTATCAAAGATGCGCCCGGGTATCAGTCGCGGGCGTCAGGAGAAATGGGAAGCGGAGGAATCATGGCAGACAGTATCACCGATCTGAGAAGTGCCATCGAGATGCTCGGCGAGATCGACGGGCAGATCATCGAAACCGATGTCGAGGTTGATCCTTTGGCAGAGCTTTCGGGAGTGTACCGTCATATCGGCGCAGGCGGGACGGTGCAGCGTCCCACACGAGAAGGCCCCGCGATGATCTTCAACAACATCTTGGGCCACCCGGATGCGCGGGTCATCATCGGTCTGCTCGCGAGCCGCAGGCGCGTCGGGTATCTTTTGGGTTGCGAGCCGAAGCGCCTGGGATTCCTGCTGAACGAGGCCGTCGCACATCCGGTCGCACCGGTCGAGGTCGAGGCGGATCAGGCGCTCTGCCAGCAAATAGTGCATCGAGCTGATGAGCTCGGGTTCGATGTCCGAAAACTGGTGCCCGCTCCCACCAATACGTCCGAGGATGCCGGTCCCTATATCACGATGGGCATGTGCTATGCGCACGATAGCCAGACCGGCGAGAGCGATGTGACCATCCACCGCCTCTGTCTTCAGGGGCCAGACACGATCTCGATGTACTTCGTGCCCGGTGCGCGGCACCTGGGGGTGATGCGCGAGAGAGCAGAGGCGCTCGGCAAGCCGCTGCCGATATCCATCTCAATCGGTGTCGACCCCGCGATCGAGATCGGTGCATGCTTCGAGCCGCCGACCACGCCGTTTGGCTACAATGAGCTCGGGGTTGCCGGAGCGATCAGAAACGAGCCGGTCAAACTGGCTCGCTGCCTCACCATCGATGAGCGCTGCATCGCGAACGCCGAATACGTCATCGAAGGGGAGCTCCTTCCGAACACCTACGTAGAGGAAGACCAGAACACCGGAACGGGGAAGGCCATGCCGGAGTTCCCCGGCTACACCGGTGTCGCACCCAAGCGGGTGCCGGTCATCCGGGTCAAAGCGGTCACGACACGCCGGGACCCCATCATGCAGACAGTCATCGGTCCTTCCGAGGAGCACGTCTCCATGGCGGGCATCCCCACCGAGGCCTCGATCCTGTCGATGGTCGGCAAAGCTATGCCCGGGCGCGTGCTAAACGTGTACGCCGCCTCTTCAGGTGGCGGCAAGTACATGGCGGTCATCCAGTTCAAAAAATCCATGCCATCTGACGAGGGGCGCCAGAGACAGGCCGCTATCATCGCCTTCACAGCGTTTCCTGAGCTCAAGCATGTGTTTCTGGTCGACGAGGATGTGGATCCCTTCGATATGAACGACGTGATCTGGGCTATGAACACGCGCTTTCAGGGAGATGCCGACATCATCACCATCCCCGGGGTCCGCTGTCATCCGCTCGATCCTTCCGCAGACCCCTCC
It encodes the following:
- a CDS encoding UbiD family decarboxylase yields the protein MADSITDLRSAIEMLGEIDGQIIETDVEVDPLAELSGVYRHIGAGGTVQRPTREGPAMIFNNILGHPDARVIIGLLASRRRVGYLLGCEPKRLGFLLNEAVAHPVAPVEVEADQALCQQIVHRADELGFDVRKLVPAPTNTSEDAGPYITMGMCYAHDSQTGESDVTIHRLCLQGPDTISMYFVPGARHLGVMRERAEALGKPLPISISIGVDPAIEIGACFEPPTTPFGYNELGVAGAIRNEPVKLARCLTIDERCIANAEYVIEGELLPNTYVEEDQNTGTGKAMPEFPGYTGVAPKRVPVIRVKAVTTRRDPIMQTVIGPSEEHVSMAGIPTEASILSMVGKAMPGRVLNVYAASSGGGKYMAVIQFKKSMPSDEGRQRQAAIIAFTAFPELKHVFLVDEDVDPFDMNDVIWAMNTRFQGDADIITIPGVRCHPLDPSADPSCDSSIRDHGISCKTIFDCTVPYDQKERFRRSQFMDVDPAKWVPGFTD